The Blautia luti nucleotide sequence CCTGATAATAGCCGCCTTCTTTGCCACGTCTGTACTGGATCTTCATTCCGAATTCACGCAGAGTTTCCATATCATCATAAATGCTTTTCCTCTCTGCCTTGATTCCCTGTTCTTCCAGTCTGTTCAGGATTTCCTGCATGGTAACAGGGTTCTCCTTGCTGCTTTCATTGAGCATTCTTTCCAGATATAATACTTTTGCTTTCTGATTATATGATCTCGCCATAAAATTATCCCCTTACAAATCTGTGGTAAACATACTCATTTGCTTCTTTTTCCTGACTGTCGTCCAGTGGTTTTAACTCCACTTTCTCTCCGTATTTCCTCTCCAGGGCACGGCTGATCAGCCAGTCCGCAAGCTGTGGATTCTTCGGAAGAAGAGGTCCGTGAAGATATGTGCCGATCACATTTTTATATACGACTCCCTCATATCCTGATTTCCCGTCATTTCCGGCACCGTAGACTACTTTTCCCAGCGGCTTGTTATTATTGATACAGGTACGTCCTCCATGATTCTCAAAGCCTACCACAGGCATCTCGAACAGATCACTCTTCAGTACAATGTTCTGGATCAGACGTCCCTCTCCCTGTTCTGTATACATATCTACAAGTTCCAGTCCCTTTATGGTTCCCTGGTCTGTTTTATAATAATTTCCCAGAAGCTGATAACCGCCACAGATTGCGATCACCACGCCGTTATCCTCCACATATTCCTTAAAATCCTTCTGGATTTCTTTCAGCTTCTCGCATACCAGCATCTGTTCTCTGTCAGATCCTCCTCCCAGAAGTACAATATCCAATCCGGAAAAATCGATCTTATCATCCAGTTCAAATGGGATCGTTTCCGCTTCGATTCCACGCCACTGGCATCTTTTCATAAGGCACTGGATGTTTCCCCTGTCTCCGTAGAGGTTCAGAAGATCCGGGTATAAATGTCCGATAGTAATTTTCATGATTTCTCACCCTCCAGTTTCTTCAGGATATTTCTCGTGCTGAACAATGCCGTATAATTTACCAGCACATAGAGATTTCCTACGCCATCTTCCACGCGAGCACGGACCGCCTTCTCCACATCACCTTCCAGCATAGATGGAATATCTACGTATTTCAGGCGAAGACGCATATCCTGACACCGGATACCGCTGACTGTGATAGATTTAATGCTCTCCTGTCCCAGCAGGTCAAAGTCAACATCCCAAAGCCAGGAAATATCCGTACCGTCCTGGGCATTATCATTGATGGCAATAATAATATCTTTCGGAGATGGATCCTGCATCACCGCTGAAATATTCTGGTTAAAACCAGCCGGATTTTTCGCCAGGTTCAGTGTCACTCCGGTTCCTTTTATACGAAACTGTTCCATTCGTCCATTCTCAGGATTAAATTTACGAAGCATCTCCTGGAAATGTTCTCCTGTAAATCCCGCTGTACGGACTCCCGCATAGGCAGCCAGTATATTATACACATTATAAAATCCTTTATAATTGGCAACAATATGCCTTCCATCTACGGTGAAGCTCAGCTGATCTCCAACCTTTACATCCTCTGCGTCAAAATCCAGCTTCGGTCTGGCAAACCCACATTTCGGACAGTAATAATCTCCCAGCTGGCTGTAATGATAGAAACGATACTCCAGCTTTTCCCCGCAGCATTTACAGAAACGGCCTTCCCTGATCTCATTGGCTGCTGATTCCATAACAGGTCTGCTGATCCCATATGTTACGTAAGTATTTCCCGTATCCATGGCAAGATAAGCTGATAATGCATCATCTCCGTTTACAATGATCTGCATTCCCGGAACCTTACGCATCATTTCCTCCAGAATATTCATGGTGATATCAATTTCCCCATATCGGTCCAGCTGATCCCTGAAAAGATTGGTCAGAAGCATATAATCCGGCTTAATTCGTGGAAAAATATGTCTGGTAGATGCTTCATCCGCCTCAATACAGGCATAGTCTGCATCAATCTTTCCATTCCATTTCGCAGCAAGAACAAAGGCAGCCACAACGCCGTTGAGCATATTGGATCCTGTATGATTACAGATCACCTTCTGTCCTTCTGCCTCCAGGGCAGCACAGAGCATATTGTTGGTGGTCGTTTTTCCATTGGTTCCACAGGTCGCAAAAATGCCTTTTTTTACCTGAGAAGACAGCTGTTCCAGAATGTCCGGACAGATCTTTATGGCAACTTTACCAGCCCAGGTTACACCCTGTCTTCCCATTTTCTTACATATATATCCAACTAATTTTGCTGCACTGACAGCAATCATTACTCTAATTTTCATAGTTTATTTTAATTCCTTTTTTATCAAAATCCAGATCTGTATCCAGAAGATAATCCGAGCAGATACCGGCTGCACCTTTTTTCCTATATTCTCTGGCAGCATCCAGATCATTTACTGTGTAAATATATAATTTTATATTATTTTCGTCAAATATTTTCTGAACATCCTCAGACCAGTACTTATAGTAGATTGTCGCTGCTCCAATTCCCTTCTCCTGGCAGAATTCTGCGATCTCGCCAAGTTCCTCTTCTGAATATTCTTTCCACAGGGAATAGATATATGCAGGGAACTGATACAACAGAGCTGTTCCTGCAAACATTGCCTGGTTATAGATTTCCGGTATAATCTGATCAATGGCATCTTCCGCTCCTGCCTCCCGTGCCATGTCCAGATAATCCACATAATCATCCAGCGTTGTCTGGTAATTTCGCAGAGAATACTGTTTGGAATCCAGCATTACAAATGCATCCGGATACTCTTTCAGTAAAAGCATCAGGTCTTCAAATGTCAGAGGTGTATATTTCCCATATATGGGGCTTGCCAGAAATTCTTCTGAGGAAAGAACTTTCGCTTCCTCTCCGTCCCATTGTCCCAGCGACTGTTTCCAGCTATGACGACATACCCACACTCCATCAGAAGTTCGCGTCAGATCTACCTCAAACAATCTGCAGCCCATCTGATAAGCAGCCAGAAAACTCTCCTTGGAATTGAGATAAGTTTTATCACCGATCCCGCCCAGTGCATGAGCTATGGTTTCATAATGGTCCCAGGAAAATTCAGGAGTTACAACAGAAGTCTGTGAAGTTCTCTGGCCCCACAAAAATACGGATACCGAAATAATTTCCACAAACAGGAGCAGACTGTGAAACAATATTCTGAACCTGTGTTCCTGCTTTTTCTTATCGTGTTCCAATTTAATGATCTCCTGGTTCTGATTTATCGCTACTGTTCATTCTGTTCTCAGTAACCTGTAAATTCTATACTCTACGATTTTACGCTATCTGCGTATAATAATCAAGGACAAAAAAACAGAAAAAAAACTGCGTATATACAGTTTTCACCATATATACACAGTTTCCATTGTTAAAATTGGGAATATTATACTAATTCGATCAGTACTTCCATTGCAGCATCGCCCTTACGCGGTCCGATCTTAACGATTCTTGTGTAACCACCGTTACGGTCAGTGTATTTTGGAGCGATCTCATCGAACATCTTAGCAACCATATCTACGTCTTTTGTGTTTTTCTTTCTACCAGCGCCCTTTGCAGGTACTTCTTTAACTGGGTAGAAAACTTTCATCATCTGACGACGAGCGTGAAGTCTGGAAGGAGCATCTTTTTTGATCTCTTTCTGTACTTCATCGTATACAGTTTTCTTCTTTCCGTCAACAACTTCTTTTACTCTCTTGCCTTCAGCGTCTTTACGAGCAACTTTAGCAGTTACAGTAACAGTTTCGAAGTTATCTTTTTCACGAACAGCCATAGCTACAAGGCCTTCAGCGATTTTACGGATTTCTTTTGCTTTAGCTTCTGTAGTAACGATCTTTCCGTTGTATAACAGATTTGTTACCTGGTTTCTCAGTAATGCTTTTCTCTGATCAGAAGTTCTGCTTAATTTTCTATACTTTGCCATTTAATTTTCCTCCATCTGTGGGACAGCCGGGCACGCTTGTTCGGTCTTACTGTCCGACTGCTTAGGCATTCCCACCGTATAATATCTCTTCGTTAAGAATGTTCTTACTCTTCTGTAGGCTGAAGCTGTAATCCCAGCTCTTTCAGTTTCGCAAGAACTTCTTCTAATGACTTACGTCCAAGGTTACGAACCTTCATCATATCATCAGAAGTCTTGTTACATAATTCTTCAACCGTATTAATGCCGGCTCTCTTCAAGCAGTTATAGGAACGAACAGATAACTCAAGTTCATCAATGCTCATTTCCAGAACTTTTTCTTTCTCATTGTCTTCTTTCTCGATCATAACCTCAGCGGTCTTTGCATTCTCGGAAAGGTCAATGAAAAGGCTTAAGTGCTCACTTAATACTTTTGCTGCAAGGCTTACTGCCTCATCCGGATCAAGTGTACCATTTGTGTACACATCCAGTGTCAGCTTATCATAATCAGTTACCTGACCAACACGTGTATTCTCTACGATCATGTTGACTCTGTCTACTGGTGTGTAGATTGCATCAACTGCAAGTACACCGATAGGCATATCATCAGATTTACCTTTGTCAGCGCTGATATATCCGCGGCCTTTTGTAATAGTAAGTTCCATAGCAAGTCTGCAGTCCTTGCCACCGTTTAAGGTAGCAATTACCTGATCCGGATTCATGATCTCAATATCCTGATCAGCCTGGATGTCTGCAGCAGTTACAACACCTTTGCCTTCACACTCAATGTATGCAGTCTTTGGCTCGTTGTCTGTGCTGTGGTTCTTAATAGCAAGGCTCTTCAGATTCATGATAATATCGCTTACGTCTTCTTTTACGCCCGGAATGGAGCTGAATTCGTGAAGCACACCATCAATTTTAACCTGGCTTACAGCTGCACCCGGCAGGGAAGACAGCATAATTCTTCTTAAAGAATTTCCAAGTGTAGTTCCATATCCTCTTTCCAGAGGTTCAACTACGAATCTGCCAAATTTTTTATCTTCAGATAATTCGGTAATCTCGATTTTAGGTTTATTAAAATCAAACACTATAGGGTTCCCTCCTTCTGGGTTAATAAAAGTTTGAGGGTATTCATTCAAATACTACAATTCAGTGGAAGATATAAATCAACCACTGAATTATATGTGTAAATAATCCTAATGATTATTTGGAGTACAACTCGACGATAAGCATCTCGTTTACTGGAACATCGATTGCTTCTCTGTTAGGAAGCTCTTTTACAGTTCCTTTTAAGTTCTCCTGATCTACGTCGATCCATTCCGGAACAAGACGTCCACCAGTTACTTCAAGGATACCTTTGTATCTTTCAGAACCTTTAGATTTCTCTCTGATCTCGATCTGATCACCAGCTTTTACAAGGTAGGAAGGAATGTTTACACATTTTCCGTTTACAAGTACATGCTTGTGGTCAACGATCTGACGAGCTTCTTTTCTTGTTCTGGCAAATCCCATACGGAATACTACGTTATCAAGTCTGCTCTCAAGAAGGATCATAAGGTTTGCACCAGTCTGTCCCGGCATTCTGTCAGCTTTGTCATAGTAGTTATGGAAAGGTTTTTCCAGAACTCCGTAGATGAATTTTGCTTTCTGTTTTTCTCTTAACTGTAAACCATACTCAGACATTTTACGGTTTGCACGTTTTAACTGTCTTGTGGACTTTTTATCAATTCCTAAATAAATCGGATCCAGGCCAAGGGATCTGCATCTTTTCAGAACAGGCACTCTATTTACTGCCATTTCTCAAATACCTCCTAAATTAGACTCTTCTGCGTTTTGGTGGACGGCAACCATTGTGTGGTACCGGAGTTACGTCACGGATGCTTGTTACTTCCAGTCCGCAAGCCTGAAGGGCACGGATTGCAGCTTCACGTCCTGATCCTGGTCCTTTTACCATAACGTCTACAGTTTTTAACCCATGAATAAGTGCAGCTTTTGTTGCAGTCTCAGCTGCCATCTGTGCTGCATAAGGAGTAGATTTTCTTGAACCTCTAAATCCAAGACCACCAGCACTTGCCCATGAAAGAGCGTTTCCTTCATTGTCAGTCAGAGTAACAATTGTATTGTTGAAAGAAGACTGAATATGTGCCTGTCCGTGTTCAACGTTTTTCTTGACACGACGTTTTGCAGTCGCTTTTTTAGTCACTTTAGCCATTTTAAAACTAACCTACACTTTCCTATTTATCAATCAAATTTATCTATGTTACAGATTATTTCTTCTTATTAGCTACTGTTCTCTTAGGACCTTTACGTGTTCTAGCGTTGGTCTTAGTCTTCTGACCACGAACCGGAAGTCCTTTACGATGACGGATACCTCTGTAGCATCCGATTTCCTGCAGTCTCTTAATGTTGAGGGCGATTTCTCTACGAAGGTCACCTTCTACTGTCATTGTTTCATCAATAACTGCGCTAAGTCTCTTAACTTCGTCATCAGTCAGATCTCTGACACGTGTGTCAGGATTAACTTCTGCCTTTGCAAGGATTTTGTCTGCGCTTGGTCTACCAATACCATAAATGTAGGTAAGACCGATTTCAATACGTTTTTCTCTTGGTAAGTCTACACCAGCTATACGAGCCATGTACTGTTTCCTCCATTTTCTACTTTGAAAGTCCCTGGTGCCTGTACATCACTTATATTCATGAGTCTTCTCATTATATATAAGGTGAAATGGGATGTATCTGTCACTTCACTTTCTTATTTCTCAGTTCCTAATTGGGGTGCCTCGGTAAAACACCCAGCTGCAATTGGCGAAAAGCAGCCTTTCCGAATGTTGCGACCAACGGGCCAACGTTGCCTCTCGGTATTAGGCAATACATGCTAAAACTATTTTAACAGTCTGAACAACCCTTCCGGGTGTCTCACACTGCAGCCGCACGTTACACAAACTTTAAACTGTCAAATCAACCCTGACGCTGTTTGTGTTTTGGATTCTCACAGATTACTCTGATAGATCCTTTTCTTTTAATGATCTTGCATTTTTCGCAGATCGGCTTTACAGATGATCTTACTTTCACTGGAAATCCTCCTTCCGTAAATTCATTAAAATCTGCAGTTTTTTGAGCGCACAAATACATACTATTCACGCGTTCGGCTTATATACTATCACAGCAAAAAATAAAATGCAAGCGTTTTTTTGAATAAAATCGCAATTTTTCATTTTCTCCCCCATTTTTTTGCATGTATTAGAGTATAAAACTTTCCACTGCCAAAATAAAGCCATTTTACACGTCCCCCAATGACAAAAAAAGAGAACCGGCTTTCTCCGGTTCCCTTTCTCACCATTGCATTCTCATGCAATAAATCTTATTCTTATTTATCTCTCCAGATAATCCTGCCCTTAGACAGATCAT carries:
- a CDS encoding type 1 glutamine amidotransferase — its product is MKITIGHLYPDLLNLYGDRGNIQCLMKRCQWRGIEAETIPFELDDKIDFSGLDIVLLGGGSDREQMLVCEKLKEIQKDFKEYVEDNGVVIAICGGYQLLGNYYKTDQGTIKGLELVDMYTEQGEGRLIQNIVLKSDLFEMPVVGFENHGGRTCINNNKPLGKVVYGAGNDGKSGYEGVVYKNVIGTYLHGPLLPKNPQLADWLISRALERKYGEKVELKPLDDSQEKEANEYVYHRFVRG
- a CDS encoding MurT ligase domain-containing protein is translated as MKIRVMIAVSAAKLVGYICKKMGRQGVTWAGKVAIKICPDILEQLSSQVKKGIFATCGTNGKTTTNNMLCAALEAEGQKVICNHTGSNMLNGVVAAFVLAAKWNGKIDADYACIEADEASTRHIFPRIKPDYMLLTNLFRDQLDRYGEIDITMNILEEMMRKVPGMQIIVNGDDALSAYLAMDTGNTYVTYGISRPVMESAANEIREGRFCKCCGEKLEYRFYHYSQLGDYYCPKCGFARPKLDFDAEDVKVGDQLSFTVDGRHIVANYKGFYNVYNILAAYAGVRTAGFTGEHFQEMLRKFNPENGRMEQFRIKGTGVTLNLAKNPAGFNQNISAVMQDPSPKDIIIAINDNAQDGTDISWLWDVDFDLLGQESIKSITVSGIRCQDMRLRLKYVDIPSMLEGDVEKAVRARVEDGVGNLYVLVNYTALFSTRNILKKLEGEKS
- a CDS encoding phosphatidylinositol-specific phospholipase C/glycerophosphodiester phosphodiesterase family protein: MEHDKKKQEHRFRILFHSLLLFVEIISVSVFLWGQRTSQTSVVTPEFSWDHYETIAHALGGIGDKTYLNSKESFLAAYQMGCRLFEVDLTRTSDGVWVCRHSWKQSLGQWDGEEAKVLSSEEFLASPIYGKYTPLTFEDLMLLLKEYPDAFVMLDSKQYSLRNYQTTLDDYVDYLDMAREAGAEDAIDQIIPEIYNQAMFAGTALLYQFPAYIYSLWKEYSEEELGEIAEFCQEKGIGAATIYYKYWSEDVQKIFDENNIKLYIYTVNDLDAAREYRKKGAAGICSDYLLDTDLDFDKKGIKINYEN
- a CDS encoding bL17 family ribosomal protein, producing the protein MAKYRKLSRTSDQRKALLRNQVTNLLYNGKIVTTEAKAKEIRKIAEGLVAMAVREKDNFETVTVTAKVARKDAEGKRVKEVVDGKKKTVYDEVQKEIKKDAPSRLHARRQMMKVFYPVKEVPAKGAGRKKNTKDVDMVAKMFDEIAPKYTDRNGGYTRIVKIGPRKGDAAMEVLIELV
- a CDS encoding DNA-directed RNA polymerase subunit alpha, yielding MFDFNKPKIEITELSEDKKFGRFVVEPLERGYGTTLGNSLRRIMLSSLPGAAVSQVKIDGVLHEFSSIPGVKEDVSDIIMNLKSLAIKNHSTDNEPKTAYIECEGKGVVTAADIQADQDIEIMNPDQVIATLNGGKDCRLAMELTITKGRGYISADKGKSDDMPIGVLAVDAIYTPVDRVNMIVENTRVGQVTDYDKLTLDVYTNGTLDPDEAVSLAAKVLSEHLSLFIDLSENAKTAEVMIEKEDNEKEKVLEMSIDELELSVRSYNCLKRAGINTVEELCNKTSDDMMKVRNLGRKSLEEVLAKLKELGLQLQPTEE
- the rpsD gene encoding 30S ribosomal protein S4 — translated: MAVNRVPVLKRCRSLGLDPIYLGIDKKSTRQLKRANRKMSEYGLQLREKQKAKFIYGVLEKPFHNYYDKADRMPGQTGANLMILLESRLDNVVFRMGFARTRKEARQIVDHKHVLVNGKCVNIPSYLVKAGDQIEIREKSKGSERYKGILEVTGGRLVPEWIDVDQENLKGTVKELPNREAIDVPVNEMLIVELYSK
- the rpsK gene encoding 30S ribosomal protein S11, yielding MAKVTKKATAKRRVKKNVEHGQAHIQSSFNNTIVTLTDNEGNALSWASAGGLGFRGSRKSTPYAAQMAAETATKAALIHGLKTVDVMVKGPGSGREAAIRALQACGLEVTSIRDVTPVPHNGCRPPKRRRV
- the rpsM gene encoding 30S ribosomal protein S13; its protein translation is MARIAGVDLPREKRIEIGLTYIYGIGRPSADKILAKAEVNPDTRVRDLTDDEVKRLSAVIDETMTVEGDLRREIALNIKRLQEIGCYRGIRHRKGLPVRGQKTKTNARTRKGPKRTVANKKK
- the rpmJ gene encoding 50S ribosomal protein L36; translated protein: MKVRSSVKPICEKCKIIKRKGSIRVICENPKHKQRQG